Part of the Arthrobacter sp. MMS18-M83 genome is shown below.
TCCGGCGCTGGACGCGGCGAAGCGTCGTCGCGGACCGTCGTCGGGAGTTTTGAAGCGACTGCCGGGGCCGTCATCGTCACCACCGGCGGAATTGGTGGAAACCATGCAATGGTGAGGCGGCAATGGCCCGACCGAACGGCGCCGGAACACATGCTGAGCGGTGTACCGGCCTCCGTGGATGGCGAGTTCCTTGCTGCCGCTGCTGCCGCCGGCGGAGGGCTCATCAACGGTGACCGCATGTGGCACTACCCCGAAGGCATCCACAACCACTCCCCCGTGTGGCCCTTACATGGCATCCGCATCCTCCCGGGTCCGTCGTCGCTGTGGATTGATGCGACGGGACGGCAGCTGCCCGCCCCGCTTTTTCCAGGGTTCGATTCCTTGGGCGCCCTCAGGCATATCCTGGCGGGCGGACACGGGCATTCGTGGTTCGTGTGCAACCGGACCATCGCAATGAAGGAATTCGCCTTGTCAGGTTCTGAACAGAATCCGGATCTCACAGGCAAGGACATCCGGCTCCTGGCCTCCCGCCTCAGTGCTGCCAGTGATTCCCCGTTGCGCAGCTTCCTGGACCGTGGCGTGGATTTCCTGCAGGCTGCAACGGCCACCGAACTAGCTGGAAAAATGAACTCGCTGACGGGTTCGCCCCGGATAGATCCTGGCCAGCTCGATGACCTCATCCGCGATCGGGACCAGCAAGTGGCGAGCGGGCTGGGCAAGGACCCGCAGCTCGCCGCTGTCCGGGCGGCGCGGAGGTTCGCCACCGACAAGATCATGCGTGTGGCCCCTCCGCACCGGCTCACGGACCCGAAACACGGCCCGCTTGTGGCCGTTCGGCTCTCCGTGCTGACACGCAAGAGCCTTGGCGGACTACAGACGGACCTTCGTTCACGCGTCCTTGACGGTTCCGGAGCGCCGGTCCCGGGATTGTACGCGGCAGGAGAGGCGGCTGGCTTCGGCGGCGGCGGAATCCACGGCTACCGGGCATTGGAGGGAACCTTCCTGGGCGGCTGCCTGTTCTCCGGGCGCGCAGCAGGGGGCGATGCCGCAGCGAGTGTCTAAGCTGTTCCCATGGAGTGGCAGACCGACATCCTCGGCGCGGACTTCGAAAGTTGCGCATTCGAGGCGGCAGGACCTGACGGGGTGGTCCGGCGTGCAACACTGGTTCGCCACGTCCCTCACGAGGGGGCGGGAGGTGGCGATCGGCCACTGGCCGCCAACGGTTCCATCCTTTTCCTGCACGGCTGGAGCGACTACTTTTTCAAC
Proteins encoded:
- a CDS encoding FAD-binding dehydrogenase, which gives rise to MPSNPRDGVHSKATIQADVLVIGAGLAGLVAAAQAYALGKRVAVVDQEPAASVGGQAHWSFGGLFLVNTPEQRRLGVRDSAELALSDWLASAAFHRPEDSWARLWAEAYVDFASGEKRRWLRSLGVRLFPLVQWAERGGYGPQGHGNTVPRFHVTWGTGPGVVQPFLEKVSEGIARGRVSLHFRHRGTELTTTAGRVTGVSGEILEASGAGRGEASSRTVVGSFEATAGAVIVTTGGIGGNHAMVRRQWPDRTAPEHMLSGVPASVDGEFLAAAAAAGGGLINGDRMWHYPEGIHNHSPVWPLHGIRILPGPSSLWIDATGRQLPAPLFPGFDSLGALRHILAGGHGHSWFVCNRTIAMKEFALSGSEQNPDLTGKDIRLLASRLSAASDSPLRSFLDRGVDFLQAATATELAGKMNSLTGSPRIDPGQLDDLIRDRDQQVASGLGKDPQLAAVRAARRFATDKIMRVAPPHRLTDPKHGPLVAVRLSVLTRKSLGGLQTDLRSRVLDGSGAPVPGLYAAGEAAGFGGGGIHGYRALEGTFLGGCLFSGRAAGGDAAASV